From a region of the Podarcis muralis chromosome 16, rPodMur119.hap1.1, whole genome shotgun sequence genome:
- the LOC144325808 gene encoding SLAM family member 8-like — MALCTSGEIRWRIFLTEGLFFRLLLYSSLDTLSHAVGNPTHQVKGILGGSVLFPANVSQGITVEKMEWDFLPQRGGLGFWLGEFSHGKLEHPSPTDRFGQRLDMMDETTLRIKDLGLYDSGIYNARIWFTKAQFQEQSFSLTVYEPVPTPQIHHQGESKTQGGCNVTLRCHTPGREDLSISWETGGPHRALGKSVNQYQVSDNGRELRVSLWNSFFDSKFTCLVSNPVDQKRASFDLLNICQSDEGLEHTQSSLKTDLIL, encoded by the exons ATGGCTCTCTGCACCTCTGGAGAGATACGATGGAGGATTTTTCTCACAGAAGGCCTCTTCTTCAGACTATTGCTCTACTCTTCCTTGG ACACTTTAAGCCATGCAGTGGGAAATCCAACCCATCAGGTGAAGGGAATCCTGGGAGGATCAGTCTTGTTTCCTGCCAACGTATCTCAAGGAATAACAGTGGAGAAAATGGAATGGGACTTTCTACCCCAAAGGGGTGGCCTGGGCTTTTGGCTGGGGGAATTCAGTCATGGGAAACTGGAGCACCCAAGTCCCACTGACCGGTTTGGACAACGGCTAGACATGATGGACGAGACAACACTGAGGATCAAAGACTTGGGGTTGTATGACAGTGGGATCTACAATGCTCGCATCTGGTTTACCAAGGCACAGTTTcaagaacagagtttcagcctcaCTGTTTATG AGCCGGTGCCAACACCACAGATACACCACCAAGGGGAATCCAAGACTCAAGGTGGATGTAATGTGACCTTGCGATGCCACACACCTGGAAGGGAAGATCTCAGTATCTCCTGGGAAACAGGGGGTCCACACAGGGCCTTAGGAAAGAGTGTGAATCAGTACCAGGTTTCTGACAATGGCCGAGAGCTCCGTGTCTCCTTGTGGAACAGTTTTTTTGACTCCAAATTCACCTGCCTGGTCAGCAATCCTGTTGATCAAAAGAGAGCCTCCTTTGACTTGCTCAACATCTGCCAGAGTGATGAAG GATTGGAGCATACACAGAGCTCCTTGAAGACTGATCTGATCCTGtga
- the LOC114586311 gene encoding uncharacterized protein LOC114586311 isoform X1 encodes MALCTSGEIRWWTFLTEGLFFRLLLYSSLETVSHAVGNPTHQVKGILGGSVLFPANVSQGMTVEKMEWDFYPRRGGLGFWLGEFSHGKLENPSPTDRFGQRLDMVDETTLRIKDLELDDSGIYNVRIWLTKAQFQEQSFSLTVYEPVPTPQIHFQEVSQTSEGCNVTLQCQAPGKEEFSISWKRGNPPRALGNSLYEYQLSDNGRNLRVFWRKDSSDSAFTCLLTNSVDQKNASFDLLKICPHDDGVQVGRQRHIIISIAVVMLLFMMVVPVMWTRRRRRKRKFKKKERDIHSLILEDLESSSAHRNLARSPQQDGDNQVFWDRTEVSASSPPLWKSCPSVCSDSVSDPESSGNEHCTPQAKDLEEKAPFLKTVLEIPLRDHQEREPPKTPPGHQYWRNHTYPKTKQCRQRCQGSIVELTGQGSKLPPKYIN; translated from the exons ATGGCTCTCTGCACCTCTGGAGAGATACGATGGTGGACTTTTCTCACAGAAGGACTCTTCTTCAGACTATTGCTCTACTCTTCCTTGG AAACTGTAAGCCATGCAGTGGGGAATCCAACCCATCAGGTGAAGGGAATTCTGGGAGGATCAGTCTTGTTTCCTGCCAATGTATCTCAAggaatgacagtggagaaaatgGAATGGGACTTCTACCCCCGAAGGGGTGGCCTGGGCTTTTGGCTGGGGGAATTCAGTCATGGGAAACTGGAGAACCCAAGTCCCACTGACCGGTTTGGACAACGGCTAGATATGGTGGACGAGACAACACTGAGGATCAAAGACCTGGAATTGGATGATAGTGGGATCTACAATGTTCGCATCTGGCTTACTAAGGCACAGTTTcaagaacagagtttcagcctcaCAGTTTATG AGCCAGTGCCAACACCACAGATACACTTTCAGGAAGTCTCCCAGACTTCAGAGGGATGCAATGTGACCCTGCAGTGCCAGGCACCTGGAAAGGAAGAGTTCAGTATCTCATGGAAAAGAGGGAACCCCCCAAGGGCATTAGGAAACAGCCTGTATGAGTATCAGCTTTCTGACAATGGAAGGAATCTCCGTGTCTTCTGGCGAAAAGACTCTTCGGACTCGGCGTTCACCTGCCTGCTTACTAATTCTGTTGACCAAAAGAATGCCTCCTTTGACTTGCTCAAAATTTGCCCACATGATGATG GTGTACAGGTCGGACGCCAGAGACATATCATTATCTCCATTGCAGTTGTCATGTTGCTGTTCATGATGGTGGTGCCAGTGAtgtggacgaggaggaggaggaggaagcgaaaattcaaaaagaaggaaagag ATATTCACTCGTTGATACTGGAGGACTTGGAGAGCTCTTCTGCACACCGGAACTTAGCAAGAAGTCCACAACAAGATGGTGATAATCAG GTTTTCTGGGACAGAACGGAAGTTTCAGCGAGTTCCCCACCACTCTGGAAATCCTGTCCTTCTGTCTGTTCTGACTCTGTATCAGACCCAGAATCTTCAGGGAATGAACATTGCACCCCACAAGCCAAGGACCTGGAGGAGAAGGCACCCTTCTTGAAGACGGTGCTAGAGATCCCATTAAGGGACCATCAAGAGAGAGAACCACCAAAGACCCCTCCTGGCCATCAGTACTGGCGGAACCATACGTACCCCAAGACGAAACAGTGCCGGCAACGGTGCCAGGGTTCCATTGTTGAATTAACTGGACAAGGGTCAAAGCTGCCACCTAAGTATATTAATTAA
- the LOC114586311 gene encoding uncharacterized protein LOC114586311 isoform X4 → MTVEKMEWDFYPRRGGLGFWLGEFSHGKLENPSPTDRFGQRLDMVDETTLRIKDLELDDSGIYNVRIWLTKAQFQEQSFSLTVYEPVPTPQIHFQEVSQTSEGCNVTLQCQAPGKEEFSISWKRGNPPRALGNSLYEYQLSDNGRNLRVFWRKDSSDSAFTCLLTNSVDQKNASFDLLKICPHDDGVQVGRQRHIIISIAVVMLLFMMVVPVMWTRRRRRKRKFKKKERDIHSLILEDLESSSAHRNLARSPQQDGDNQVFWDRTEVSASSPPLWKSCPSVCSDSVSDPESSGNEHCTPQAKDLEEKAPFLKTVLEIPLRDHQEREPPKTPPGHQYWRNHTYPKTKQCRQRCQGSIVELTGQGSKLPPKYIN, encoded by the exons atgacagtggagaaaatgGAATGGGACTTCTACCCCCGAAGGGGTGGCCTGGGCTTTTGGCTGGGGGAATTCAGTCATGGGAAACTGGAGAACCCAAGTCCCACTGACCGGTTTGGACAACGGCTAGATATGGTGGACGAGACAACACTGAGGATCAAAGACCTGGAATTGGATGATAGTGGGATCTACAATGTTCGCATCTGGCTTACTAAGGCACAGTTTcaagaacagagtttcagcctcaCAGTTTATG AGCCAGTGCCAACACCACAGATACACTTTCAGGAAGTCTCCCAGACTTCAGAGGGATGCAATGTGACCCTGCAGTGCCAGGCACCTGGAAAGGAAGAGTTCAGTATCTCATGGAAAAGAGGGAACCCCCCAAGGGCATTAGGAAACAGCCTGTATGAGTATCAGCTTTCTGACAATGGAAGGAATCTCCGTGTCTTCTGGCGAAAAGACTCTTCGGACTCGGCGTTCACCTGCCTGCTTACTAATTCTGTTGACCAAAAGAATGCCTCCTTTGACTTGCTCAAAATTTGCCCACATGATGATG GTGTACAGGTCGGACGCCAGAGACATATCATTATCTCCATTGCAGTTGTCATGTTGCTGTTCATGATGGTGGTGCCAGTGAtgtggacgaggaggaggaggaggaagcgaaaattcaaaaagaaggaaagag ATATTCACTCGTTGATACTGGAGGACTTGGAGAGCTCTTCTGCACACCGGAACTTAGCAAGAAGTCCACAACAAGATGGTGATAATCAG GTTTTCTGGGACAGAACGGAAGTTTCAGCGAGTTCCCCACCACTCTGGAAATCCTGTCCTTCTGTCTGTTCTGACTCTGTATCAGACCCAGAATCTTCAGGGAATGAACATTGCACCCCACAAGCCAAGGACCTGGAGGAGAAGGCACCCTTCTTGAAGACGGTGCTAGAGATCCCATTAAGGGACCATCAAGAGAGAGAACCACCAAAGACCCCTCCTGGCCATCAGTACTGGCGGAACCATACGTACCCCAAGACGAAACAGTGCCGGCAACGGTGCCAGGGTTCCATTGTTGAATTAACTGGACAAGGGTCAAAGCTGCCACCTAAGTATATTAATTAA
- the LOC114586311 gene encoding SLAM family member 6-like isoform X3: MLLYFPLETVSHAVGNPTHQVKGILGGSVLFPANVSQGMTVEKMEWDFYPRRGGLGFWLGEFSHGKLENPSPTDRFGQRLDMVDETTLRIKDLELDDSGIYNVRIWLTKAQFQEQSFSLTVYEPVPTPQIHFQEVSQTSEGCNVTLQCQAPGKEEFSISWKRGNPPRALGNSLYEYQLSDNGRNLRVFWRKDSSDSAFTCLLTNSVDQKNASFDLLKICPHDDGVQVGRQRHIIISIAVVMLLFMMVVPVMWTRRRRRKRKFKKKERDIHSLILEDLESSSAHRNLARSPQQDGDNQVFWDRTEVSASSPPLWKSCPSVCSDSVSDPESSGNEHCTPQAKDLEEKAPFLKTVLEIPLRDHQEREPPKTPPGHQYWRNHTYPKTKQCRQRCQGSIVELTGQGSKLPPKYIN; encoded by the exons ATGTTGCTGTACTTTCCTCTGG AAACTGTAAGCCATGCAGTGGGGAATCCAACCCATCAGGTGAAGGGAATTCTGGGAGGATCAGTCTTGTTTCCTGCCAATGTATCTCAAggaatgacagtggagaaaatgGAATGGGACTTCTACCCCCGAAGGGGTGGCCTGGGCTTTTGGCTGGGGGAATTCAGTCATGGGAAACTGGAGAACCCAAGTCCCACTGACCGGTTTGGACAACGGCTAGATATGGTGGACGAGACAACACTGAGGATCAAAGACCTGGAATTGGATGATAGTGGGATCTACAATGTTCGCATCTGGCTTACTAAGGCACAGTTTcaagaacagagtttcagcctcaCAGTTTATG AGCCAGTGCCAACACCACAGATACACTTTCAGGAAGTCTCCCAGACTTCAGAGGGATGCAATGTGACCCTGCAGTGCCAGGCACCTGGAAAGGAAGAGTTCAGTATCTCATGGAAAAGAGGGAACCCCCCAAGGGCATTAGGAAACAGCCTGTATGAGTATCAGCTTTCTGACAATGGAAGGAATCTCCGTGTCTTCTGGCGAAAAGACTCTTCGGACTCGGCGTTCACCTGCCTGCTTACTAATTCTGTTGACCAAAAGAATGCCTCCTTTGACTTGCTCAAAATTTGCCCACATGATGATG GTGTACAGGTCGGACGCCAGAGACATATCATTATCTCCATTGCAGTTGTCATGTTGCTGTTCATGATGGTGGTGCCAGTGAtgtggacgaggaggaggaggaggaagcgaaaattcaaaaagaaggaaagag ATATTCACTCGTTGATACTGGAGGACTTGGAGAGCTCTTCTGCACACCGGAACTTAGCAAGAAGTCCACAACAAGATGGTGATAATCAG GTTTTCTGGGACAGAACGGAAGTTTCAGCGAGTTCCCCACCACTCTGGAAATCCTGTCCTTCTGTCTGTTCTGACTCTGTATCAGACCCAGAATCTTCAGGGAATGAACATTGCACCCCACAAGCCAAGGACCTGGAGGAGAAGGCACCCTTCTTGAAGACGGTGCTAGAGATCCCATTAAGGGACCATCAAGAGAGAGAACCACCAAAGACCCCTCCTGGCCATCAGTACTGGCGGAACCATACGTACCCCAAGACGAAACAGTGCCGGCAACGGTGCCAGGGTTCCATTGTTGAATTAACTGGACAAGGGTCAAAGCTGCCACCTAAGTATATTAATTAA
- the LOC114586313 gene encoding uncharacterized protein LOC114586313: protein MALRLLRVAIKRNIKSKLFFRKVVDLQMLVRIKHPILTETFNRYTGRSTAETLTHAVENPTHQLKGILGRSVLFPANVSQGITVEKMEWDFRPQRRNLGYWLGEFSHWNRDHPSPTGRFGQRLDRVNETTLRLKDLEFDDGGIYNTRIWFTKTQFQEQRFSLTVYPVPTPQIDHQVEFKTPGGCNVTLRCHTPGRGDLSISWETGDLHRALGKSVTQYQVSDNGRELRVSLWNSSFDSNFTCLVSNPIDQKRASFDLLNICQSDEGGQFGPLSWSTSLITALIVLQWIMVMWMLMYWKRRKGRNRRGIHGSQSEGGDYEVVSDFPSSSKLPRESFPSLSSYEVSETEPSEIPHCIPQSNMEDQEHLLEPLPRNSLKVPQGKDPLKISQSCQLSRSYSLPSTFKHSSQKSCDQDREQNTKTYPVTTGGLSLRARSPRTAFITSTSKSV from the exons atggctttgagactcctcagggtagcgataaagcggaatatcaaatccaaactcttcttccgaAAGGTTGTTGATCTCCAAATGTTGGTGAGAATCAAACACCCAATCTTAACAGAAACCTTTAACAGGTACACAGGAAGGAGTACAGCAG AAACTTTAACCCATGCAGTGGAGAATCCAACCCATCAGCTGAAGGGAATCCTGGGAAGATCAGTCTTGTTTCCTGCCAATGTATCTCAAGGAATAACAGTTGAGAAAATGGAATGGGACTTCCGCCCGCAAAGGCGTAACCTGGGCTATTGGCTAGGGGAATTCAGTCATTGGAACCGAGATCATCCAAGTCCCACTGGCCGGTTTGGACAACGGCTAGACAGGGTGAATGAGACAACACTGAGGCTCAAAGACCTGGAGTTTGATGACGGTGGAATCTACAATACCCGCATCTGGTTTACAAAGACACAGTTTCAAGAACAGCGTTTCAGTCTCACTGtttat CCAGTGCCAACACCACAGATAGACCACCAAGTGGAATTCAAGACTCCAGGTGGATGTAATGTGACCTTGCGATGCCACACACCTGGAAGGGGAGATCTCAGTATCTCCTGGGAAACAGGGGATCTGCACAGGGCCTTAGGAAAGAGTGTGACTCAGTACCAGGTTTCTGACAATGGCCGGGAGCTCCGTGTCTCCTTGTGGAACAGTTCTTTCGACTCCAACTTCACCTGCCTGGTCAGCAATCCCATTGATCAAAAGAGAGCCTCCTTTGACTTGCTCAACATCTGCCAGAGTGATGAAG GTGGACAGTTTGGACCCTTAAGTTGGAGTACATCACTTATCACTGCCCTCATTGTTCTTCAGTGGATAATGGTGATGTGGATGTTGATGtactggaagagaagaaaaggaaggaatagAAGAG GTATTCACGGTAGCCAGTCAGAAGGTGGTGATTATGAG GTTGTCTCGGACTTCCCAAGCAGTTCCAAACTACCCAGGGAATCTTTTCCTTCTCTCAGTTCTTATGAAGTCTCAGAAACAGAGCCCTCAGAGATTCCACACTGCATCCCACAGAGCAACATGGAAGATCAGGAACATCTCCTGGAGCCACTGCCAAGGAATTCATTGAAGGTTCCTCAGGGGAAAGACCCATTGAAGATCTCCCAAAGCTGCCAGTTGAGCCGGAGCTACAGCCTACCCAGCACCTTTAAACACTCGTCCCAAAAGTCCTGTGACCAGGACAGAGAGCAAAATACCAAGACTTATCCAGTGACTACAGGTGGTCTCTCCTTGAGGGCAAGGAGTCCCAGAACTGCCTTCATCACCAGCACCAGCAAGAGTGTCTAA
- the LOC114586311 gene encoding uncharacterized protein LOC114586311 isoform X2, translating to MNFVILLSFGPLIFASLETVSHAVGNPTHQVKGILGGSVLFPANVSQGMTVEKMEWDFYPRRGGLGFWLGEFSHGKLENPSPTDRFGQRLDMVDETTLRIKDLELDDSGIYNVRIWLTKAQFQEQSFSLTVYEPVPTPQIHFQEVSQTSEGCNVTLQCQAPGKEEFSISWKRGNPPRALGNSLYEYQLSDNGRNLRVFWRKDSSDSAFTCLLTNSVDQKNASFDLLKICPHDDGVQVGRQRHIIISIAVVMLLFMMVVPVMWTRRRRRKRKFKKKERDIHSLILEDLESSSAHRNLARSPQQDGDNQVFWDRTEVSASSPPLWKSCPSVCSDSVSDPESSGNEHCTPQAKDLEEKAPFLKTVLEIPLRDHQEREPPKTPPGHQYWRNHTYPKTKQCRQRCQGSIVELTGQGSKLPPKYIN from the exons ATGAATTTTGTGATCCTTCTCTCCTTTGGTCCATTGATCTTCGCTTCCCTGG AAACTGTAAGCCATGCAGTGGGGAATCCAACCCATCAGGTGAAGGGAATTCTGGGAGGATCAGTCTTGTTTCCTGCCAATGTATCTCAAggaatgacagtggagaaaatgGAATGGGACTTCTACCCCCGAAGGGGTGGCCTGGGCTTTTGGCTGGGGGAATTCAGTCATGGGAAACTGGAGAACCCAAGTCCCACTGACCGGTTTGGACAACGGCTAGATATGGTGGACGAGACAACACTGAGGATCAAAGACCTGGAATTGGATGATAGTGGGATCTACAATGTTCGCATCTGGCTTACTAAGGCACAGTTTcaagaacagagtttcagcctcaCAGTTTATG AGCCAGTGCCAACACCACAGATACACTTTCAGGAAGTCTCCCAGACTTCAGAGGGATGCAATGTGACCCTGCAGTGCCAGGCACCTGGAAAGGAAGAGTTCAGTATCTCATGGAAAAGAGGGAACCCCCCAAGGGCATTAGGAAACAGCCTGTATGAGTATCAGCTTTCTGACAATGGAAGGAATCTCCGTGTCTTCTGGCGAAAAGACTCTTCGGACTCGGCGTTCACCTGCCTGCTTACTAATTCTGTTGACCAAAAGAATGCCTCCTTTGACTTGCTCAAAATTTGCCCACATGATGATG GTGTACAGGTCGGACGCCAGAGACATATCATTATCTCCATTGCAGTTGTCATGTTGCTGTTCATGATGGTGGTGCCAGTGAtgtggacgaggaggaggaggaggaagcgaaaattcaaaaagaaggaaagag ATATTCACTCGTTGATACTGGAGGACTTGGAGAGCTCTTCTGCACACCGGAACTTAGCAAGAAGTCCACAACAAGATGGTGATAATCAG GTTTTCTGGGACAGAACGGAAGTTTCAGCGAGTTCCCCACCACTCTGGAAATCCTGTCCTTCTGTCTGTTCTGACTCTGTATCAGACCCAGAATCTTCAGGGAATGAACATTGCACCCCACAAGCCAAGGACCTGGAGGAGAAGGCACCCTTCTTGAAGACGGTGCTAGAGATCCCATTAAGGGACCATCAAGAGAGAGAACCACCAAAGACCCCTCCTGGCCATCAGTACTGGCGGAACCATACGTACCCCAAGACGAAACAGTGCCGGCAACGGTGCCAGGGTTCCATTGTTGAATTAACTGGACAAGGGTCAAAGCTGCCACCTAAGTATATTAATTAA